The Dehalogenimonas sp. 4OHTPN genome window below encodes:
- a CDS encoding alcohol dehydrogenase catalytic domain-containing protein: protein MKTAVLIQPGNLRVLRTKRPTCPQRGLVVKVTCCAICSSDARMVLNGHQGLVYPRVPGHEIAGVVFESKNPAYNIGDRVQIYPGINCGYCTACLRGDTRRCASLKTLGFSEDGGFSEYLSVTDTSILSGGLNLIPQNITDEEATLTEPLASCINAQEKTRVNKGDIVLIIGGGPLGLLNSFIARKMGAEKVLISERNEKRLALVKKLGRADRVIDAGLERLPKVVSDETGGRGTDVVILASNHSNISNVLPLLAAGGRLSLFSSLSRESAAVWFDVNHLHYRELEVSGAYGSTATQNAAALKLIGEGLPVGELVTKRIGLEEIMDGIRYTSDCEGLKAVIHHSQ from the coding sequence ATGAAAACTGCAGTCTTGATACAACCTGGAAACTTGAGAGTCCTAAGGACAAAACGCCCTACCTGTCCTCAGCGAGGTCTTGTTGTCAAGGTTACCTGTTGCGCTATTTGTTCCAGTGATGCCCGCATGGTTTTAAACGGGCATCAAGGCTTAGTTTACCCTAGAGTCCCCGGCCACGAAATCGCCGGCGTGGTATTTGAGAGTAAGAACCCGGCATATAACATCGGAGACCGCGTTCAAATCTATCCCGGCATTAACTGCGGGTATTGCACGGCGTGTCTGAGAGGCGACACGCGAAGGTGTGCTTCCCTAAAAACCCTTGGGTTTTCAGAAGACGGCGGCTTCTCTGAATACCTGTCAGTGACAGATACCTCGATTCTGTCCGGCGGATTGAACTTGATCCCTCAAAATATCACTGATGAAGAAGCCACCCTGACCGAACCACTTGCTAGCTGTATCAACGCGCAGGAAAAAACCAGAGTAAATAAAGGCGACATCGTATTGATTATCGGCGGAGGGCCGTTAGGATTATTGAACAGCTTCATAGCCCGAAAAATGGGTGCGGAGAAGGTGCTGATCAGCGAAAGGAACGAGAAACGTCTCGCTTTGGTTAAGAAGCTTGGTCGAGCAGACAGGGTTATCGACGCCGGTCTAGAACGATTGCCGAAGGTTGTCAGTGACGAGACCGGAGGCCGGGGAACCGACGTCGTAATTCTCGCATCAAACCATTCAAATATCTCAAACGTGCTTCCTCTTTTAGCCGCCGGCGGGAGGCTGTCGTTATTTTCCAGCCTCTCGAGAGAGTCCGCAGCTGTTTGGTTTGACGTCAATCACCTCCATTACCGGGAGTTAGAAGTCTCCGGGGCTTATGGATCTACCGCCACCCAGAATGCCGCCGCCCTCAAACTGATTGGGGAAGGTCTCCCGGTCGGGGAGTTAGTCACAAAACGGATAGGTTTAGAAGAGATCATGGACGGAATTCGATATACAAGCGATTGCGAGGGTCTCAAAGCAGTGATCCACCACAGTCAATAG
- a CDS encoding histidine phosphatase family protein, giving the protein MKLILIRHGKTATDNPEKCHGSTDIDLSEEGYQQAARLANRFKDQQIDAMYASTLRRGAATAGTIAAAHNIDVVSAPELNEVDFGRIEGITFEEACGLYPDVTELWRCGSTQLCFPAGETFTDFAARVNSFLPRLQAHRDDETIMLVGHGGPYKVLVCSLLGLPMEHYWKFRFDMASVSIIDIYPTGAMLGKLSDTSHLV; this is encoded by the coding sequence GTGAAACTGATACTGATACGCCACGGCAAGACGGCCACAGATAACCCGGAAAAATGCCATGGTTCGACGGATATCGACCTGTCCGAAGAAGGATACCAGCAAGCTGCCAGGCTGGCGAACCGCTTCAAGGACCAGCAGATAGATGCCATGTACGCCTCCACGCTGCGGCGGGGCGCCGCAACCGCCGGCACCATCGCTGCGGCCCACAACATAGATGTCGTGTCCGCGCCTGAGCTAAACGAGGTTGATTTCGGCCGGATCGAGGGCATCACCTTCGAAGAAGCCTGCGGGCTATATCCTGACGTCACCGAGTTGTGGCGGTGCGGCAGCACCCAGTTATGCTTCCCGGCAGGTGAAACATTCACCGACTTTGCCGCCAGAGTCAACAGTTTCCTTCCGAGGCTCCAGGCACACCGAGATGACGAAACGATCATGCTGGTGGGCCACGGCGGGCCGTACAAGGTTTTGGTCTGCAGCCTGTTGGGACTGCCGATGGAACACTACTGGAAATTCAGGTTCGACATGGCGTCCGTAAGCATAATCGACATCTACCCGACGGGGGCAATGCTGGGCAAGCTGAGCGACACCTCTCATTTGGTTTAG
- the cobS gene encoding adenosylcobinamide-GDP ribazoletransferase produces the protein MSFLAALRFLTTIPIPFRREEWDRPLTQQQFARSLVYYPLVGLIIGGILCGLYWLFSTFLPPILTNALIIGSLAYLTGALHLDGLIDTFDGLAGGHRSPERRKQIMKTPDVGAIGVVTGVVALLLKFAAIASIPESHTYSALILMPVLSRWAMAYAVFRYPYGRDAGMGKELKSGSNAWVLPTASVVAVVFVAAAGGWLGVVSMAFIWLLTATLAGFFQGKFQGLTGDTYGAINEISEFAVLLLVVLFSFNNWL, from the coding sequence ATGTCCTTTTTAGCCGCTCTTCGCTTTTTAACCACCATTCCTATCCCTTTCAGGAGGGAAGAATGGGACCGGCCGTTGACCCAGCAGCAGTTTGCCAGGTCACTGGTGTACTACCCGCTTGTGGGCCTGATCATCGGCGGCATACTATGTGGGTTGTACTGGCTTTTCTCCACGTTTTTACCTCCGATTCTGACCAATGCCCTCATTATCGGTTCTCTGGCTTACCTGACCGGGGCGCTTCACCTCGACGGGTTGATCGATACCTTTGACGGGTTAGCCGGCGGGCATCGCTCGCCGGAGCGGCGCAAGCAGATCATGAAAACACCGGATGTCGGCGCCATAGGCGTGGTGACGGGTGTGGTGGCGCTGCTGCTCAAGTTTGCGGCGATAGCCTCAATCCCGGAGAGCCACACCTATTCGGCCCTTATCCTCATGCCGGTGCTGTCCCGCTGGGCAATGGCCTACGCCGTTTTCCGCTATCCCTACGGCAGAGACGCAGGCATGGGCAAAGAACTTAAGAGCGGCTCCAACGCCTGGGTGCTGCCGACGGCCAGTGTCGTCGCGGTTGTGTTTGTTGCCGCGGCCGGCGGATGGCTGGGCGTGGTCTCCATGGCCTTTATCTGGCTGCTGACGGCGACGCTAGCCGGATTTTTTCAGGGCAAGTTCCAAGGCCTTACCGGCGACACCTACGGCGCCATCAATGAGATCAGCGAGTTTGCCGTGCTTCTTTTGGTCGTGCTATTCTCTTTCAACAATTGGCTGTAA
- the trxA gene encoding thioredoxin, with the protein MPLEVTDDNFDAEVMKSMLPVLVDFWAPWCGPCRMVAPVIDKLEEKHKDKFKFCKINVDQNQKTAGQYRVMSIPTLMFFKEGKVAETVVGAVPESSLQAKIDKLV; encoded by the coding sequence ATGCCGCTGGAAGTTACCGACGATAACTTTGACGCCGAGGTGATGAAATCCATGCTGCCCGTCCTGGTGGACTTTTGGGCGCCGTGGTGCGGCCCCTGCCGCATGGTGGCCCCGGTCATCGACAAACTGGAAGAGAAGCACAAAGATAAATTCAAGTTCTGCAAGATTAATGTAGACCAAAACCAGAAGACCGCCGGCCAGTACCGGGTGATGTCCATACCCACCCTCATGTTCTTCAAGGAAGGCAAAGTCGCCGAGACCGTCGTCGGCGCCGTCCCGGAGAGCTCGCTCCAGGCCAAGATCGACAAGCTTGTTTAG
- the cobU gene encoding bifunctional adenosylcobinamide kinase/adenosylcobinamide-phosphate guanylyltransferase, with protein sequence MEKRTVLLIGGARSGKSSYAEDLARQIGGEVLFVATAEARDEEMQRRIKVHQKSRPTHWHTLEAPCRVGSCISQDDRQINVVVLDCVTLLVNNILCQHMAIHDENVDEKAVETDVKAEVNAIIDCMEKSPATYILVTNEVGEGIIPLGATTRIYRDVLGRANQMLARAVDEVYLMVAGIPLRVKPQG encoded by the coding sequence ATGGAGAAACGGACCGTATTACTTATCGGCGGAGCGCGCTCTGGTAAGAGCAGCTACGCCGAGGACTTAGCACGGCAGATTGGCGGTGAAGTACTGTTTGTGGCCACGGCAGAAGCCCGTGACGAGGAGATGCAGCGCCGCATCAAAGTCCATCAGAAGTCGCGACCGACACACTGGCACACTCTGGAGGCGCCGTGCCGGGTGGGTAGTTGCATCTCCCAGGACGACCGCCAGATTAATGTGGTCGTCCTCGACTGTGTCACACTGCTGGTGAACAACATTCTCTGCCAGCACATGGCGATCCACGACGAAAACGTGGATGAGAAAGCGGTGGAAACCGACGTGAAGGCCGAGGTCAACGCCATTATCGACTGCATGGAAAAAAGCCCGGCGACCTACATTCTCGTCACCAATGAAGTAGGGGAGGGTATCATTCCGCTGGGGGCAACCACCCGCATCTACCGCGACGTGCTGGGACGGGCCAACCAGATGCTGGCGCGGGCGGTCGATGAGGTGTATTTGATGGTGGCGGGCATACCGCTGCGGGTTAAGCCGCAGGGTTAG
- the trpD gene encoding anthranilate phosphoribosyltransferase, translated as MKDNLKDFGAGVALLISKGNLTRQETKEMFDQLMANTQPDLQQGAFLAALTAKGETAEEIAGAWQSIYEGDTVRVSVKTPRPIIDNSGTGMDSLKTFNVSTAAAVIAAAGGNYMARHGARALTSTCGTIDICEALGVDVECDIDVVKKSIEATGIGVFNGMSAKVHPQALFRILSQIRFGTTLNISASLSNPALPRYGVRGVYTRSLVEPVARVMREIGYKRALVFHGSNGCGRGMDEVSIFGETYVAELLDTSEIVTYTITPEVFGVNSAAETEVYPLQDRQAEARRLVEILAGKRTTSDYQMVCANAAPIFCVGGQVNDIAQGHRLAQDVVRSGKAIKKLRDWVASQNTVPESGLSKLDEIISSIQKVKSKS; from the coding sequence ATGAAAGACAATCTTAAAGACTTCGGAGCTGGCGTAGCTTTGCTTATCAGTAAAGGCAACCTGACACGGCAGGAAACGAAGGAAATGTTTGATCAACTGATGGCTAATACGCAGCCGGACTTACAGCAAGGGGCATTCCTCGCCGCCTTGACGGCAAAAGGTGAAACCGCTGAAGAGATTGCCGGAGCCTGGCAATCCATCTACGAGGGAGATACCGTTAGAGTCAGTGTAAAGACACCGAGACCTATCATTGACAATAGCGGAACTGGCATGGACAGCTTAAAGACCTTCAACGTCAGTACTGCTGCCGCGGTTATCGCCGCTGCGGGCGGCAATTATATGGCCCGGCATGGAGCCAGAGCACTGACTTCAACTTGCGGCACGATTGACATCTGCGAAGCTCTCGGCGTTGACGTTGAGTGCGATATCGATGTGGTGAAGAAATCCATCGAAGCGACCGGAATAGGCGTTTTCAATGGTATGAGCGCAAAGGTTCATCCCCAGGCACTTTTTAGGATCCTATCTCAGATCAGGTTCGGCACTACACTTAACATCTCGGCATCATTGTCCAACCCGGCGCTTCCACGTTATGGCGTCCGGGGTGTGTATACTCGCAGCCTTGTTGAACCGGTTGCCAGAGTCATGCGGGAGATCGGTTATAAAAGAGCTCTAGTATTCCATGGTTCCAATGGTTGCGGCCGGGGCATGGATGAAGTGTCTATCTTCGGCGAGACATATGTCGCAGAACTTTTAGATACTTCTGAAATCGTTACCTACACTATTACTCCAGAGGTCTTTGGTGTCAACAGCGCTGCCGAAACCGAAGTTTATCCGCTGCAAGATCGTCAGGCTGAGGCAAGAAGGTTGGTGGAAATTCTCGCCGGCAAAAGGACAACATCAGATTACCAGATGGTTTGCGCCAATGCCGCCCCCATATTCTGCGTAGGGGGACAGGTGAACGATATTGCACAGGGGCACCGACTGGCTCAGGACGTTGTTCGATCTGGCAAAGCGATCAAGAAACTTCGCGATTGGGTGGCTTCGCAAAACACCGTGCCCGAGTCCGGACTCAGTAAGCTTGATGAAATTATTAGTTCTATACAAAAAGTAAAATCTAAATCATAA
- a CDS encoding histidinol-phosphate transaminase, with amino-acid sequence MLSPRPEVAALKSCYHGGPNYAEFERLGIRPEEVIDFSSNSNPYPFRLDFSIDDVVIDHYPDSDSTDLRRLIAAENGVKPSNVIVGSGSMEVIRLIAQAYLSQSDRVLICKPTFGEYEIACRIAGAQVIDLWAEERFCFRFDARRVAALIQNLQTKAVFICNPNNPTGQYLSLSEIEHVLEVNPSCLLVLDEAYIAFTKNSWDSMDLHSHRNLVIIRSMTKDYALAGLRLGYAIADESIIANLEKVKPPWNVNAIAQRAGIQALRDKRYLNRSERLVKRGRDYLINELSAMGFHIVPTMTNFFLMGVDDAKIFRSKLLIKGLIVRDCTSFGLPQYVRIAPRTLPECRRLVHAIKSRD; translated from the coding sequence TTGCTCTCTCCTAGGCCTGAGGTCGCCGCGCTCAAATCCTGCTACCACGGCGGGCCGAATTATGCTGAGTTCGAGCGCCTGGGCATCCGTCCAGAAGAGGTCATCGATTTCAGTTCCAACTCAAACCCGTACCCCTTTAGGTTGGATTTTTCTATCGATGACGTGGTCATTGACCATTACCCCGATTCTGACTCAACAGACCTGCGCCGCCTCATAGCCGCGGAAAATGGCGTCAAACCATCAAACGTCATCGTGGGCAGCGGCAGCATGGAGGTGATCAGGCTTATCGCTCAAGCATATTTGAGTCAGAGCGACAGAGTCCTGATTTGCAAGCCAACTTTCGGCGAATACGAAATCGCTTGCCGAATCGCTGGTGCCCAAGTTATCGACTTATGGGCAGAAGAACGCTTCTGTTTTCGATTTGATGCCAGGCGCGTTGCAGCGCTGATTCAAAACCTTCAAACAAAAGCCGTATTTATTTGTAATCCCAACAACCCAACAGGACAATATCTTTCGCTTTCAGAAATTGAACATGTATTGGAAGTGAACCCTTCTTGTCTTTTAGTTCTTGATGAGGCGTATATAGCGTTCACCAAAAACTCATGGGACTCCATGGATTTGCATTCTCACCGCAATCTGGTAATCATACGCAGCATGACCAAAGATTACGCTTTAGCCGGCTTACGTCTAGGGTATGCTATCGCCGATGAGTCGATTATTGCCAATTTAGAAAAGGTTAAACCGCCTTGGAATGTAAATGCGATCGCCCAGCGCGCCGGAATTCAAGCATTACGCGACAAAAGATATTTGAATAGGAGCGAGCGTTTGGTGAAGCGAGGGCGGGACTACTTGATTAACGAATTATCTGCTATGGGATTTCACATCGTACCAACAATGACAAATTTCTTTCTTATGGGTGTTGATGACGCGAAAATATTCAGATCAAAATTATTAATAAAAGGACTTATTGTACGCGACTGCACCTCTTTTGGGTTACCTCAGTATGTACGAATTGCTCCCCGAACTTTGCCAGAATGCCGACGTTTAGTTCATGCGATCAAATCCAGGGATTGA
- the cobT gene encoding nicotinate-nucleotide--dimethylbenzimidazole phosphoribosyltransferase → MSQLLTNTIAAIKPLDKTAMEKAAARQDLLTKPQGALGRLEEISIRLAGIQSKAIPVIKTKAVITMAGDHGVVAEKVGNYPQEVTPQMVLNFVRGGAAINVIARQIGARVVVVNMGVAGDLPADIPVVDKRVARGTKNIARGPAMTEAQAIQSIEAGIEVVNTEIDKGLDIVGTGDMGIGNTTPSAAICAVMSGQSVDKVTGRGTGLSDEQLQHKIKVIEKAIAVNKPDAKNGVDVLSKIGGFEIGGIAGVILGAAARGVPVVVDGFISGAGALIAEALAPQAREYMFLGHLSVEPGHRIMADKLGLKPIVTLDLRLGEGTGAAIGIFIAETSARILAEMATFGEAGVSEKEE, encoded by the coding sequence ATGTCACAGCTTTTAACGAATACCATAGCGGCCATCAAACCTCTGGACAAGACAGCCATGGAGAAAGCTGCAGCGAGGCAGGATCTACTTACCAAGCCGCAAGGCGCACTCGGACGACTGGAAGAGATATCCATCAGGCTGGCTGGGATCCAGAGTAAAGCTATACCTGTTATCAAAACAAAAGCAGTGATAACTATGGCCGGGGATCACGGTGTAGTAGCGGAAAAAGTTGGGAACTACCCTCAGGAAGTTACCCCTCAAATGGTTTTGAACTTCGTCCGCGGAGGTGCAGCTATCAATGTCATCGCCCGACAGATCGGTGCCCGTGTCGTCGTTGTAAACATGGGTGTTGCAGGTGATCTGCCGGCTGATATCCCGGTGGTCGACAAGCGGGTCGCGAGGGGTACCAAGAACATCGCTCGAGGGCCGGCGATGACCGAAGCCCAGGCCATTCAGTCAATAGAAGCCGGCATTGAAGTGGTCAACACAGAGATCGATAAAGGGCTCGACATTGTCGGTACCGGCGACATGGGCATCGGCAATACCACACCTTCCGCTGCCATCTGCGCCGTCATGAGCGGCCAGTCGGTAGACAAGGTTACAGGTCGCGGCACCGGCCTGTCAGACGAGCAACTCCAGCACAAGATCAAGGTCATCGAAAAAGCCATTGCCGTCAACAAGCCGGATGCTAAAAACGGTGTTGATGTCTTGTCGAAAATAGGTGGGTTTGAGATCGGCGGCATAGCCGGAGTCATTCTTGGGGCTGCTGCTCGCGGCGTGCCGGTTGTAGTCGACGGCTTCATCTCGGGTGCCGGTGCCCTGATCGCCGAGGCTTTGGCACCCCAGGCTAGAGAATACATGTTCCTGGGCCACCTGTCAGTTGAACCTGGCCACCGTATCATGGCCGACAAGCTGGGCCTGAAGCCCATAGTCACCCTCGATTTACGGCTGGGCGAGGGTACCGGCGCGGCAATCGGCATTTTCATCGCCGAGACATCGGCCAGAATCCTAGCGGAGATGGCTACTTTCGGCGAGGCGGGCGTATCGGAGAAGGAAGAGTAA
- the cbiB gene encoding adenosylcobinamide-phosphate synthase CbiB produces the protein MDIVLILLVALLIEFAIGDPPNAVHPTAWFGKAIYFFERFGFRGGKTYQFVYGTVATLFLAAGGAMAAWFLTDWLREINYALYIIVSGVLLKMTFSFVYLRKTALHIKRLIEKDETLDKARFELRALVSRDTSKLPRPYLVSATVESVSESLCDSLVSPLFFFVVGSLFGTLGLAAAFGFRVVSTFDSMIGYHGKYEYFGKFPARLDDVLNYIPARLSALAIIAGAWLTKMEARRAWRVAKIDHLKTESPNAGWPMAAAAGALGVQFEKIDHYRLGRIDRPMTPGVIDDSLRLINSATLVWFIICFAIGGVHIALS, from the coding sequence CAATATATTTCTTTGAGAGATTCGGCTTCCGGGGCGGTAAAACCTACCAGTTTGTTTACGGCACGGTAGCAACGTTGTTCCTGGCAGCTGGCGGGGCCATGGCCGCCTGGTTTCTGACCGACTGGCTGAGAGAGATTAATTACGCCCTTTATATTATCGTCAGCGGTGTCCTACTCAAGATGACCTTCAGTTTCGTTTATCTCCGTAAGACGGCGCTTCATATCAAGCGGCTGATAGAAAAAGACGAGACGCTGGATAAGGCTCGCTTCGAGCTTCGGGCGCTGGTCTCCCGCGACACTTCGAAATTGCCGCGGCCGTATCTGGTCTCGGCCACCGTCGAATCCGTCTCGGAGAGCCTGTGCGACAGCCTGGTGTCGCCGCTGTTTTTTTTCGTGGTGGGCAGCCTGTTCGGAACGCTCGGCCTAGCGGCGGCCTTCGGCTTCCGGGTTGTTTCCACCTTCGACAGCATGATCGGCTATCATGGCAAATACGAATATTTCGGCAAATTCCCGGCGCGGCTGGACGACGTCCTGAACTATATTCCAGCACGGCTTTCGGCGTTAGCCATCATCGCCGGTGCCTGGCTGACCAAGATGGAGGCCCGGCGGGCTTGGCGAGTCGCCAAGATTGACCACTTGAAGACCGAAAGCCCCAACGCTGGCTGGCCGATGGCGGCGGCTGCCGGGGCCTTGGGCGTACAATTCGAGAAAATTGATCACTACCGGTTAGGCCGTATTGACCGCCCTATGACACCAGGGGTAATAGATGACTCGCTTCGGTTAATCAACTCCGCCACCCTGGTTTGGTTCATCATTTGCTTCGCCATCGGGGGGGTGCATATTGCTCTCTCCTAG